A window of the Labeo rohita strain BAU-BD-2019 chromosome 1, IGBB_LRoh.1.0, whole genome shotgun sequence genome harbors these coding sequences:
- the si:ch73-109d9.3 gene encoding histone-lysine N-methyltransferase PRDM9, which produces MTDTLVITFQTRLSAVMETVLKTTMYEITRLVEESFLEQMDRGKREAEVLKRRLVVSEAKLRERERFKRVRCVDCGRTAVSRRRILHRGPETQSSLDHPLVVKQENASDNSWRCSPKGSTNQEKPTATPETKQNAVQVCEPGGEVKEEATEARDSQARLLIHPQIHKQKDSSSSAEETNGLRHSDSDHKTGGTSCSERPGDEDEVRHRNLPKWFDPKKTDPSARSSVSQPEPVRTSVSSESPSLRPQVGSIDSGPVKQEVVVMLPPDWEDMERIRPQVVSAHNSAKKTVVDLQPGDPLTARPQVQERVSYPPPPVKVQSLPPQSMQHLRAPARKNTKIVLHPNSVVTDHGGVDVDRVQSISKALPTPKPSHVRQYPEGAATGERSFSTVHPGRNLPQMVSMRVQGDTRHLSAKTMHSCSQCGKGFSHLCHLRAHQQIHTGERQFCCTICGRSFTKLSNLKAHRRVHTGERPYICTDCGKRFTQKCNLKRHQRIHSEFTHSNV; this is translated from the exons ATGACGGACACGCTGGTCATCACCTTCCAGACTCGGCTGTCTGCGGTCATGGAAACTGTCCTCAAGACCACAATGTACGAGATCACCAGGTTAGTGGAGGAGAGCTTCTTGGAGCAGATGGATCGTGGCAAACGAGAGGCGGAGGTGTTAAAACGGAGGCTGGTAGTGTCGGAGGCCAAACTGAGAGAACGGGAGAGATTTAAGAGGGTGAGATGTGTGGACTGTGGTCGGACAGCAGTGTCCAGGAGGAGGATACTTCATAGGGGGCCCGAAACACAGAGCA GTTTGGACCACCCACTTGTTGTAAAGCAGGAAAATGCATCTGACAATAGCTGGAGGTGCAGTCCCAAGGGAAGCACAAATCAGGAGAAGCCTACAGCAACTCCAGAAACTAAACAAAAC GCTGTTCAAGTATGTGAACCAGGAGGAGAAGTGAAAGAGGAAGCAACAGAGGCTAGAGACTCACAAGCTCGTTTACTGATACATCCTCagatacacaaacaaaaagattCCTCAAGCAGTGCTGAAGAGACCAATGGACTCCGCCATTCAGATTCTGACCACAAAACGGGTGGCACATCTTGCTCTGAAAGACCTGGAGATGAGGATGAGGTCAGACACAGAAACCTTCCAAAATGGTTTGACCCTAAAAAAACAGACCCTTCAGCACGGTCATCTGTTTCACAACCAGAACCAGTCAGGACGTCAGTATCTTCAGAGTCTCCGAGTTTGAGACCACAAGTGGGTAGCATTGACTCGGGGCCTGTTAAACAGGAAGTTGTAGTGATGCTTCCACCAGACTGGGAAGATATGGAAAGGATCAGGCCTCAGGTGGTTTCTGCTCATAACAGCGCTAAGAAAACAGTGGTGGATCTTCAACCTGGAGATCCTCTCACGGCAAGACCTCAAGTACAAGAACGAGTCTCGTATCCTCCGCCTCCCGTCAAGGTTCAGAGCCTTCCTCCACAATCCATGCAGCATCTCAGAGCACCTGCGAGGAAGAACACAAAAATTGTTCTACATCCCAACTCGGTTGTGACGGATCACGGCGGCGTTGACGTAGACCGGGTGCAATCCATCTCCAAAGCCCTTCCAACTCCAAAACCCTCTCATGTCCGTCAGTATCCTGAAGGAGCCGCTACAGGTGAAAGAAGTTTTAGTACCGTACACCCAGGAAGAAATCTGCCGCAGATGGTCAGCATGAGGGTTCAAGGGGACACGCGGCACCTTTCGGCAAAGACGATGCACAGTTGCAGCCAGTGTGGAAAAGGCTTTTCTCATCTGTGTCACCTCAGAGCTCATCAGCAGATTCACACAGGTGAGAGGCAGTTCTGCTGTACCATCTGTGGGCGGAGTTTCACCAAACTGAGTAACCTGAAAGCACACCGCAGGGTTCACACTGGTGAAAGACCTTACATCTGCACAGACTGTGGGAAAAGATTTACCCAGAAATGCAACTTGAAGAGACATCAGAGAATTCACTCGGAATTCACTCACTCTAATGTATGA